One region of Drosophila subobscura isolate 14011-0131.10 chromosome J, UCBerk_Dsub_1.0, whole genome shotgun sequence genomic DNA includes:
- the LOC117894240 gene encoding E3 ubiquitin-protein ligase Nedd-4 isoform X12 produces the protein MAESTTTSPSGTSEDGQIHGYNNSDNDSGDSCHLRIVVLSGQSLAKKDIFGASDPYVRIDLNTINGDINIDSVLTKTKKKTLNPSWNEEFIFRVKPSEHKLVFQVFDENRLTRDDFLGMVELTLVNLPTEQEGRTIGDQGYTLRPRSAKSRIKGNLKIYHAFIRETREQSEPSSSNSDGEWEHVEATNASETSAQPHPFPTGGNDALPAGWEERQDANGRTYYVNHTARTTQWERPTVLNSNNGQSADQLASDFQRRFHISVDETETGRSANEDTDHTDSHNSSEISAPPTRRNSEEDNSAVPPQDQTAGGEEEALPPRWSMQVAPNGRTFFIDHASRRTTWIDPRNGRASPMPNQTRRVEDDLGPLPEGWEERVHTDGRVFYIDHNTRTTQWEDPRLSNPNIAGQAVPYSRDYKQKYEYFKSHIRKPTNVPNKLEIRIRRTSILEDSYRIISSVTKTDLLKTKLWVEFEGETGLDYGGLAREWFYLLSKEMFNPYYGLFEYSAMDNYTLQINNGSGLCNEEHLSYFKFIGRIAGMAVYHGKLLDAFFIRPFYKMMLQKPIDLKDMESVDTEYYNSLMWIKENDPRILELTFCLDDDVLGQKSQHDLKPGGANIDVTNENKDEYIKLVIEWRFVARVKEQMTSFLDGFGSIIPLNLIKIFDEHELELLMCGIQNIDVKDWRENTLYKGDYHMNHIIIQWFWRAVLSFSNEMRSRLLQFVTGTSRVPMNGFKELYGSNGPQMFTIEKWGTPNNFPRAHTCFNRLDLPPYEGYLQLKDKLIKAIEGSQGFAGVD, from the exons AACGATTCTGGCGACTCGTGTCATCTGCGTATTGTGGTGCTCAGCGGCCAGTCGCTGGCCAAGAAGGACATATTCGGCGCCAG CGATCCATATGTCCGAATCGATTTGAACACAATCAACGGTGATATTAATATTGACTCGGttttaacaaaaacaaaaaagaag ACACTGAATCCATCCTGGAACGAGGAGTTCATATTCAGA GTAAAGCCCTCTGAGCATAAGCTTGTCTTTCAAGTATTCGACGAGAATCGGCTGACACGCGACGACTTTCTGGGCATGGTGGAGCTAACGCTGGTCAATCTGCCCACGGAGCAGGAGGGCCGAACGATTGGCGACCAAGGCTACACTCTGCGTCCGCGCAG cGCCAAATCCCGCATCAAGGGCAATCTAAAGATTTATCACGCCTTCATACGCGAGACGCGCGAACAGAGCGAACCctcgagcagcaacagcgacggGGAATGGGAGCACGTGGAGGCCACCAATGCCAGCGAAACGTCAGCACAGCCG CATCCGTTTCCTACTGGCGGCAATGATGCCCTGCCCGCTGGCTGGGAGGAGCGACAGGATGCCAATGGGCGCACATATTATGTGAATCACACGGCAAGGACAACGCAATGGGAGCGACCCACTGT TTTGAATAGCAACAATGGCCAGTCCGCTGATCAGCTGGCCTCGGATTTCCAGCGACGTTTTCACATTAGCGTGGATGAAACGGAGACGGGACGTTCGGCG AATGAAGACACCGATCACACAGACAGCCACAATTCCTCAGAGATCTCAGCTCCGCCCACTCGACGCAATTCCGAGGAAGACAATTCGGCTGTGCCACCACAGGATCAA acTGCTGGcggcgaggaggaggcacTGCCACCGCGCTGGTCCATGCAAGTGGCGCCCAATGGCCGCACCTTCTTCATAGACCATGCCTCACGTCGCACCACCTGGATAGATCCACGCAATGGACGGGCCAGCCCCATGCCAAATCAGACACGTCGCGTCGAAGACGATCTGGGACCCCTGCCCGAGGGCTGGGAGGAGCGTGTGCACACAGATGGACGTGTATTCTACATAGATCATA ATACACGCACCACACAGTGGGAGGATCCACGTTTGTCCAATCCAAATATTGCCGGACAAGCGGTGCCCTACTCCAGGGACTACAAAcagaaatacgagtatttcaaGAGTCACATTAGAAAGCCT ACAAACGTACCAAATAAACTTGAAATACGCATTCGACGTACATCCATACTGGAGGATTCGTACCGAATCATCAGTTCGGTGACAAAGACCGATCTACTGAAGACTAAATTGTGGGTGGAATTTGAGGGAGAGACTGGTTTAG ATTACGGTGGCCTTGCCAGAGAGTGGTTCTATTTACTATCCAAAGAAATGTTCAATCCATACTACGGACTCTTTGAGTACTCGGCGATGGACAACTACACATTGCAAATCAACAATGGCAGCGGTTTGTGCAACGAGGAGCACTTAAGTTACTTCAA ATTCATTGGTCGCATTGCGGGCATGGCTGTTTATCATGGCAAGCTGCTGGATGCCTTTTTCATTCGTCCCTTCTACAAGATGATGCTGCAGAAGCCCATTGACCTGAAGGACATGGAGTCTGTGGACACGGAATACTACAACTCCCTCATGTGGATCAAGGAGAATGATCCGCGCATACTGGAGCTCACATTCTGCCTAGACGATGATGTGCTGGGCCAGAAGAGTCAGCACGATCTGAAGCCCGGTGGCGCCAACATAGATGTAACCAATGAGAACAAAGATGAGTACATCAA GCTCGTTATTGAATGGCGCTTTGTGGCGCGCGTCAAGGAACAAATGACGTCCTTCCTCGACGGCTTTGGCTCGATTATTCCCCTGAATCTGATCAAGATCTTCGACGAGcacgagctggagctgctcatGTGCGGCATCCAGAACATTGATGTCAAGGACTGGCGCGAGAATACGCTCTACAAGGGCGACTATCACATGAATCACATCATTATCCAATGGTTCTGGCGTGCCgttctctccttctccaacGAGATGCGCTCACGCCTGCTACAGTTCGTGACCGGCACGTCCCGTGTGCCCATGAATGGTTTCAAAGAGCTGTACGGCTCGAATGGCCCACAGATGTTTACCATCGAGAAGTGGGGCACACCCAACAATTTTCCACGGGCACATACCTG CTTTAATCGCCTAGATCTGCCGCCCTACGAGGGTTACCTGCAGCTCAAGGATAAGCTTATTAAGGCCATTGAGGGCAGCCAAGGCTTTGCGGGTGTTGATTAA
- the LOC117894240 gene encoding E3 ubiquitin-protein ligase Nedd-4 isoform X10 produces MSARSSGSVTAMSAAASSSSAAASGGDVPRPPPRRRAASVAGQQQTRQEFGNGHTPRRSLAAVNDSGDSCHLRIVVLSGQSLAKKDIFGASDPYVRIDLNTINGDINIDSVLTKTKKKTLNPSWNEEFIFRVKPSEHKLVFQVFDENRLTRDDFLGMVELTLVNLPTEQEGRTIGDQGYTLRPRRSVGAKSRIKGNLKIYHAFIRETREQSEPSSSNSDGEWEHVEATNASETSAQPHPFPTGGNDALPAGWEERQDANGRTYYVNHTARTTQWERPTVLNSNNGQSADQLASDFQRRFHISVDETETGRSANEDTDHTDSHNSSEISAPPTRRNSEEDNSAVPPQDQTAGGEEEALPPRWSMQVAPNGRTFFIDHASRRTTWIDPRNGRASPMPNQTRRVEDDLGPLPEGWEERVHTDGRVFYIDHNTRTTQWEDPRLSNPNIAGQAVPYSRDYKQKYEYFKSHIRKPTNVPNKLEIRIRRTSILEDSYRIISSVTKTDLLKTKLWVEFEGETGLDYGGLAREWFYLLSKEMFNPYYGLFEYSAMDNYTLQINNGSGLCNEEHLSYFKFIGRIAGMAVYHGKLLDAFFIRPFYKMMLQKPIDLKDMESVDTEYYNSLMWIKENDPRILELTFCLDDDVLGQKSQHDLKPGGANIDVTNENKDEYIKLVIEWRFVARVKEQMTSFLDGFGSIIPLNLIKIFDEHELELLMCGIQNIDVKDWRENTLYKGDYHMNHIIIQWFWRAVLSFSNEMRSRLLQFVTGTSRVPMNGFKELYGSNGPQMFTIEKWGTPNNFPRAHTCFNRLDLPPYEGYLQLKDKLIKAIEGSQGFAGVD; encoded by the exons AACGATTCTGGCGACTCGTGTCATCTGCGTATTGTGGTGCTCAGCGGCCAGTCGCTGGCCAAGAAGGACATATTCGGCGCCAG CGATCCATATGTCCGAATCGATTTGAACACAATCAACGGTGATATTAATATTGACTCGGttttaacaaaaacaaaaaagaag ACACTGAATCCATCCTGGAACGAGGAGTTCATATTCAGA GTAAAGCCCTCTGAGCATAAGCTTGTCTTTCAAGTATTCGACGAGAATCGGCTGACACGCGACGACTTTCTGGGCATGGTGGAGCTAACGCTGGTCAATCTGCCCACGGAGCAGGAGGGCCGAACGATTGGCGACCAAGGCTACACTCTGCGTCCGCGCAGGTCAGTAGG cGCCAAATCCCGCATCAAGGGCAATCTAAAGATTTATCACGCCTTCATACGCGAGACGCGCGAACAGAGCGAACCctcgagcagcaacagcgacggGGAATGGGAGCACGTGGAGGCCACCAATGCCAGCGAAACGTCAGCACAGCCG CATCCGTTTCCTACTGGCGGCAATGATGCCCTGCCCGCTGGCTGGGAGGAGCGACAGGATGCCAATGGGCGCACATATTATGTGAATCACACGGCAAGGACAACGCAATGGGAGCGACCCACTGT TTTGAATAGCAACAATGGCCAGTCCGCTGATCAGCTGGCCTCGGATTTCCAGCGACGTTTTCACATTAGCGTGGATGAAACGGAGACGGGACGTTCGGCG AATGAAGACACCGATCACACAGACAGCCACAATTCCTCAGAGATCTCAGCTCCGCCCACTCGACGCAATTCCGAGGAAGACAATTCGGCTGTGCCACCACAGGATCAA acTGCTGGcggcgaggaggaggcacTGCCACCGCGCTGGTCCATGCAAGTGGCGCCCAATGGCCGCACCTTCTTCATAGACCATGCCTCACGTCGCACCACCTGGATAGATCCACGCAATGGACGGGCCAGCCCCATGCCAAATCAGACACGTCGCGTCGAAGACGATCTGGGACCCCTGCCCGAGGGCTGGGAGGAGCGTGTGCACACAGATGGACGTGTATTCTACATAGATCATA ATACACGCACCACACAGTGGGAGGATCCACGTTTGTCCAATCCAAATATTGCCGGACAAGCGGTGCCCTACTCCAGGGACTACAAAcagaaatacgagtatttcaaGAGTCACATTAGAAAGCCT ACAAACGTACCAAATAAACTTGAAATACGCATTCGACGTACATCCATACTGGAGGATTCGTACCGAATCATCAGTTCGGTGACAAAGACCGATCTACTGAAGACTAAATTGTGGGTGGAATTTGAGGGAGAGACTGGTTTAG ATTACGGTGGCCTTGCCAGAGAGTGGTTCTATTTACTATCCAAAGAAATGTTCAATCCATACTACGGACTCTTTGAGTACTCGGCGATGGACAACTACACATTGCAAATCAACAATGGCAGCGGTTTGTGCAACGAGGAGCACTTAAGTTACTTCAA ATTCATTGGTCGCATTGCGGGCATGGCTGTTTATCATGGCAAGCTGCTGGATGCCTTTTTCATTCGTCCCTTCTACAAGATGATGCTGCAGAAGCCCATTGACCTGAAGGACATGGAGTCTGTGGACACGGAATACTACAACTCCCTCATGTGGATCAAGGAGAATGATCCGCGCATACTGGAGCTCACATTCTGCCTAGACGATGATGTGCTGGGCCAGAAGAGTCAGCACGATCTGAAGCCCGGTGGCGCCAACATAGATGTAACCAATGAGAACAAAGATGAGTACATCAA GCTCGTTATTGAATGGCGCTTTGTGGCGCGCGTCAAGGAACAAATGACGTCCTTCCTCGACGGCTTTGGCTCGATTATTCCCCTGAATCTGATCAAGATCTTCGACGAGcacgagctggagctgctcatGTGCGGCATCCAGAACATTGATGTCAAGGACTGGCGCGAGAATACGCTCTACAAGGGCGACTATCACATGAATCACATCATTATCCAATGGTTCTGGCGTGCCgttctctccttctccaacGAGATGCGCTCACGCCTGCTACAGTTCGTGACCGGCACGTCCCGTGTGCCCATGAATGGTTTCAAAGAGCTGTACGGCTCGAATGGCCCACAGATGTTTACCATCGAGAAGTGGGGCACACCCAACAATTTTCCACGGGCACATACCTG CTTTAATCGCCTAGATCTGCCGCCCTACGAGGGTTACCTGCAGCTCAAGGATAAGCTTATTAAGGCCATTGAGGGCAGCCAAGGCTTTGCGGGTGTTGATTAA
- the LOC117894240 gene encoding E3 ubiquitin-protein ligase Nedd-4 isoform X13 gives MGRGLCQGSFGPWFACSCTPVLSLNEDTDHTDSHNSSEISAPPTRRNSEEDNSAVPPQDQTAGGEEEALPPRWSMQVAPNGRTFFIDHASRRTTWIDPRNGRASPMPNQTRRVEDDLGPLPEGWEERVHTDGRVFYIDHNTRTTQWEDPRLSNPNIAGQAVPYSRDYKQKYEYFKSHIRKPTNVPNKLEIRIRRTSILEDSYRIISSVTKTDLLKTKLWVEFEGETGLDYGGLAREWFYLLSKEMFNPYYGLFEYSAMDNYTLQINNGSGLCNEEHLSYFKFIGRIAGMAVYHGKLLDAFFIRPFYKMMLQKPIDLKDMESVDTEYYNSLMWIKENDPRILELTFCLDDDVLGQKSQHDLKPGGANIDVTNENKDEYIKLVIEWRFVARVKEQMTSFLDGFGSIIPLNLIKIFDEHELELLMCGIQNIDVKDWRENTLYKGDYHMNHIIIQWFWRAVLSFSNEMRSRLLQFVTGTSRVPMNGFKELYGSNGPQMFTIEKWGTPNNFPRAHTCFNRLDLPPYEGYLQLKDKLIKAIEGSQGFAGVD, from the exons ATGGGGCGAGGGTTGTGTCAAGGAAGTTTTGGGCCATGGTTCGCCTGTAGCTGTACACCTGTGCTGTCTCTT AATGAAGACACCGATCACACAGACAGCCACAATTCCTCAGAGATCTCAGCTCCGCCCACTCGACGCAATTCCGAGGAAGACAATTCGGCTGTGCCACCACAGGATCAA acTGCTGGcggcgaggaggaggcacTGCCACCGCGCTGGTCCATGCAAGTGGCGCCCAATGGCCGCACCTTCTTCATAGACCATGCCTCACGTCGCACCACCTGGATAGATCCACGCAATGGACGGGCCAGCCCCATGCCAAATCAGACACGTCGCGTCGAAGACGATCTGGGACCCCTGCCCGAGGGCTGGGAGGAGCGTGTGCACACAGATGGACGTGTATTCTACATAGATCATA ATACACGCACCACACAGTGGGAGGATCCACGTTTGTCCAATCCAAATATTGCCGGACAAGCGGTGCCCTACTCCAGGGACTACAAAcagaaatacgagtatttcaaGAGTCACATTAGAAAGCCT ACAAACGTACCAAATAAACTTGAAATACGCATTCGACGTACATCCATACTGGAGGATTCGTACCGAATCATCAGTTCGGTGACAAAGACCGATCTACTGAAGACTAAATTGTGGGTGGAATTTGAGGGAGAGACTGGTTTAG ATTACGGTGGCCTTGCCAGAGAGTGGTTCTATTTACTATCCAAAGAAATGTTCAATCCATACTACGGACTCTTTGAGTACTCGGCGATGGACAACTACACATTGCAAATCAACAATGGCAGCGGTTTGTGCAACGAGGAGCACTTAAGTTACTTCAA ATTCATTGGTCGCATTGCGGGCATGGCTGTTTATCATGGCAAGCTGCTGGATGCCTTTTTCATTCGTCCCTTCTACAAGATGATGCTGCAGAAGCCCATTGACCTGAAGGACATGGAGTCTGTGGACACGGAATACTACAACTCCCTCATGTGGATCAAGGAGAATGATCCGCGCATACTGGAGCTCACATTCTGCCTAGACGATGATGTGCTGGGCCAGAAGAGTCAGCACGATCTGAAGCCCGGTGGCGCCAACATAGATGTAACCAATGAGAACAAAGATGAGTACATCAA GCTCGTTATTGAATGGCGCTTTGTGGCGCGCGTCAAGGAACAAATGACGTCCTTCCTCGACGGCTTTGGCTCGATTATTCCCCTGAATCTGATCAAGATCTTCGACGAGcacgagctggagctgctcatGTGCGGCATCCAGAACATTGATGTCAAGGACTGGCGCGAGAATACGCTCTACAAGGGCGACTATCACATGAATCACATCATTATCCAATGGTTCTGGCGTGCCgttctctccttctccaacGAGATGCGCTCACGCCTGCTACAGTTCGTGACCGGCACGTCCCGTGTGCCCATGAATGGTTTCAAAGAGCTGTACGGCTCGAATGGCCCACAGATGTTTACCATCGAGAAGTGGGGCACACCCAACAATTTTCCACGGGCACATACCTG CTTTAATCGCCTAGATCTGCCGCCCTACGAGGGTTACCTGCAGCTCAAGGATAAGCTTATTAAGGCCATTGAGGGCAGCCAAGGCTTTGCGGGTGTTGATTAA